From the genome of Ictalurus punctatus breed USDA103 chromosome 28, Coco_2.0, whole genome shotgun sequence, one region includes:
- the LOC108260189 gene encoding claudin-15 gives MKDTVQVCGLCVGFLGCVSAAVSLQVRSWKESSDEGSAITTSDLFENLWMSCAGDSTGTYNCWYFPSLFALPDFVQACRALMISSIVLGTFGLIFTLVGMQCSKIGGENYIVKGRIAVLGGVFFILQGVCTLIAVSWYASNIIQQFYNPIYPGIKYELGEGLYIGWCSATLALIGGCCLLCVCGNNKDKKIRVASHTTSAVSRISHTPSTQHRLSSYV, from the exons ATGAAAGACACGGTGCAGGTGTGTGGgctgtgtgtggggtttttggGGTGTGTGAGCGCGGCCGTGTCACTGCAGGTCCGATCCTGGAAAGAGTCGAGCGATGAAGGCAGCGCCATCACCACCTCTGATTTATTCGAGAACCTGTGGATGTCCTGCGCTGGAGACTCAACTGGCACCTACAACTGCTGGTATTTTCCATCCTTATTTGCCttaccag atttTGTCCAGGCGTGCCGTGCACTTATGATCTCCTCCATCGTGTTGGGGACGTTCGGTCTCATCTTCACGCTGGTCGGCATGCAGTGTTCCAAAATTGGAGGAGAGAACTACATAGTGAAGGGACGAATCGCTGTCCTCGGGGGCGTGTTCTTCATCCTGCAGG gtgtgtgtacgcTGATCGCCGTGTCCTGGTACGCTTCCAACATCATACAGCAGTTCTACAACCCAATTTACCCAGGAAtcaa gtatGAACTAGGAGAGGGTTTGTATATCGGCTGGTGCTCAGCGACACTCGCTCTGATTGGTGGCTGCtgcttactgtgtgtgtgtggaaacaacaaagataaaaaaat CAGAGTGGCATCACACACTACCTCGGCTGTGTCCCGAATCTCTCACACACCTTCCACACAGCACAGACTCAGCTCATACGTGTGA
- the cldn15b gene encoding claudin-15b isoform X2 — MRESLQIVALFLGFLSGVTAFISLHHHTWKVSTDYGNVIITSNIFENLWMSCAEDSTGIYDCWYFSSLLALPGFVQACRALMIASIVLGTFGLIFTLVGMQCSKIGGENYIVKGRIAVLGGVFFILQGLSTMIAVSWYAFNITQEFFDPLYPGTKFEIGEGLYIGWCSATLALIGGCCLLCACGKNNKKEKMSYPYQSQRRGTVYTTSIMSQQPNNYGRNAYV, encoded by the exons ATGAGAGAGTCTCTGCAGATTGTTGCACTTTTTCTGGGTTTTCTCAGCGGCGTGACTGCGTTCATTTCTTTACACCACCACACGTGGAAAGTGTCCACTGACTATGGCAACGTTATtatcacctccaacatctttGAGAACCTGTGGATGTCCTGTGCTGAGGATTCAACTGGCATTTACGACTGCTGGTACTTCTCATCGTTACTGGCTTTACCAG gttttGTCCAGGCGTGCCGTGCACTTATGATCGCCTCCATCGTGTTGGGGACGTTCGGTCTCATCTTCACGCTGGTCGGCATGCAGTGTTCCAAAATTGGAGGAGAGAACTACATAGTGAAGGGACGAATCGCTGTCCTCGGGGGCGTGTTCTTCATCCTGCAGG gTTTGAGTACGATGATCGCCGTGTCGTGGTACGCCTTCAACATCACACAGGAGTTCTTTGACCCGCTTTATCCCGGAACAAA gtttGAGATAGGAGAGGGTTTGTATATCGGTTGGTGTTCAGCGACACTCGCTCTGATTGGTGGCTGCTGCTTACTATGTGCatgtggaaaaaacaacaaaaaggagaaaat gTCATATCCGTACCAATCTCAGCGCAGAGGGACGGTGTATACGACCTCCATCATGTCTCAGCAGCCCAATAACTATGGCCGAAATGCCTACGTGTAA
- the cldn15b gene encoding claudin-15b isoform X1 has protein sequence MVNAAVEVMAFLLGFAGWAMSGIVIPYRYWKISTIDGNVITASIAYENLWLSCATDSTGVHNCREFPSMLGLAGFVQACRALMIASIVLGTFGLIFTLVGMQCSKIGGENYIVKGRIAVLGGVFFILQGLSTMIAVSWYAFNITQEFFDPLYPGTKFEIGEGLYIGWCSATLALIGGCCLLCACGKNNKKEKMSYPYQSQRRGTVYTTSIMSQQPNNYGRNAYV, from the exons ATGGTGAACGCAGCGGTTGAGGTGATGGCTTTTCTCCTCGGCTTTGCGGGATGGGCGATGTCTGGAATCGTCATTCCGTATCGCTACTGGAAGATTTCCACCATCGATGGGAATGTCATCACAGCGTCCATCGCCTATGAGAACTTATGGCTGTCCTGCGCTACTGATTCCACCGGTGTGCACAACTGCAGGGAGTTTCCCTCCATGCTTGGCCTTGCCG gttttGTCCAGGCGTGCCGTGCACTTATGATCGCCTCCATCGTGTTGGGGACGTTCGGTCTCATCTTCACGCTGGTCGGCATGCAGTGTTCCAAAATTGGAGGAGAGAACTACATAGTGAAGGGACGAATCGCTGTCCTCGGGGGCGTGTTCTTCATCCTGCAGG gTTTGAGTACGATGATCGCCGTGTCGTGGTACGCCTTCAACATCACACAGGAGTTCTTTGACCCGCTTTATCCCGGAACAAA gtttGAGATAGGAGAGGGTTTGTATATCGGTTGGTGTTCAGCGACACTCGCTCTGATTGGTGGCTGCTGCTTACTATGTGCatgtggaaaaaacaacaaaaaggagaaaat gTCATATCCGTACCAATCTCAGCGCAGAGGGACGGTGTATACGACCTCCATCATGTCTCAGCAGCCCAATAACTATGGCCGAAATGCCTACGTGTAA
- the cldn15b gene encoding claudin-15b precursor (The RefSeq protein has 1 substitution compared to this genomic sequence), which translates to MRESLQIVALFLGFLSGVTAFISLHHHTWKVSTDYGNVIITSNIFENLWMSCAEDSTGIYDCWYFSSLLALPGFVQACRALMISSIVLGTFGLIFTLVGMQCSKIGGENYIVKGRIAVLGGVFFILQGLSTMIAVSWYAFNITQEFFDPLYPGTKFEIGEGLYIGWCSATLALIGGCCLLCACGKNNKKEKMSYPYQSQRRGTVYTTSIMSQQPNNYGRNAYV; encoded by the exons ATGAGAGAGTCTCTGCAGATTGTTGCACTTTTTCTGGGTTTTCTCAGCGGCGTGACTGCGTTCATTTCTTTACACCACCACACGTGGAAAGTGTCCACTGACTATGGCAACGTTATtatcacctccaacatctttGAGAACCTGTGGATGTCCTGTGCTGAGGATTCAACTGGCATTTACGACTGCTGGTACTTCTCATCGTTACTGGCTTTACCAG gttttGTCCAGGCGTGCCGTGCACTTATGATCGCCTCCATCGTGTTGGGGACGTTCGGTCTCATCTTCACGCTGGTCGGCATGCAGTGTTCCAAAATTGGAGGAGAGAACTACATAGTGAAGGGACGAATCGCTGTCCTCGGGGGCGTGTTCTTCATCCTGCAGG gTTTGAGTACGATGATCGCCGTGTCGTGGTACGCCTTCAACATCACACAGGAGTTCTTTGACCCGCTTTATCCCGGAACAAA gtttGAGATAGGAGAGGGTTTGTATATCGGTTGGTGTTCAGCGACACTCGCTCTGATTGGTGGCTGCTGCTTACTATGTGCatgtggaaaaaacaacaaaaaggagaaaat gTCATATCCGTACCAATCTCAGCGCAGAGGGACGGTGTATACGACCTCCATCATGTCTCAGCAGCCCAATAACTATGGCCGAAATGCCTACGTGTAA
- the LOC108260166 gene encoding zona pellucida sperm-binding protein 3: protein MMIMKSCYCTDRLALTAVLTVLTVLTGGARGARVWKDGPQVGPDGRQYKTAGIQSRDWSKPLAVSVHCTENSMVVRARADLYGTGRLVTASELRLGPEFSAGNCGAIQREDTEVVITAGLHECGASLRVEDDSLVYSNTLFHTPPLNRFGIVRSVGVAIPLVCRYKRTHFVSSNIQSIPVSPALVISSPTTPVFSPQLATDDWISARSVDMFKSEVVSMVASVLSARHSVFKLFLDRCVVKLGPDTEAMPSCDPINYHRCPADSGSAQSSTSFLPGADGHVLRVKLDLLRSLGDNGFPGSSMFLTCWMKTVDPVQEKNSVNRACSYMGNSWSSVDGKHKMCKCCDRKCDFFRQRSA from the exons ATGATGATTATGAAGAGTTGTTATTGTACAGATCGGCTCGCGCTCACGGCGGTGTTAACGGTGTTAACGGTGTTAACCGGAGGCGCGCGCGGGGCCCGCGTTTGGAAAGACGGCCCGCAGGTCGGACCGGATGGGAGACAGTACAAAACCGCGGGGATCCAGTCTAGAGACTGGAGCAAGCCGCTGGCTGTCAGCGTGCACTGTACCGAAAACAGCATGGTGGTAAGAGCGCGCGCTGATCTCTACGGTACTGGGCGGCTCGTGACCGCGAGTGAGCTGCGACTCGGACCGGAATTCTCGGCGGGAAACTGCGGGGCGATTCAGCGCGAGGACACCGAGGTCGTGATTACAGCGGGACTGCACGAGTGCGGCGCGTCACTGCGG GTTGAAGACGACAGTTTGGTTTACTCGAACACTCTGTTCCACACTCCACCCCTGAACCGCTTTGGCATCGTCAGGTCAGTGGGTGTGGCCATCCCCCTCGTTTGCCGCTACAAGAG GACTCACTTTGTTAGCAGTAATATCCAGTCAATTCCTGTGAGCCCTGCCCTTGTGATCTCCTCCCCAACCACGCCTGTGTTCTCGCCTCAGTTAGCGACCG ATGATTGGATATCTGCGAGATCGGTGGACATGTTCAAGTCTGAAGTCGTCAGCATGGTGGCGTCTGTTCTCAGCGCTCGTCACAGTGTCTTTAAACTCTTCCTGGATCGCTGTGTGGTGAAGCTGGGGCCTGACACTGAAGCCATGCCCAGTTGTGACCCCATCAATTACCATAG GTGTCCTGCTGACTCAGGATCAGCTCAGTCCTCCACCTCCTTCCTGCCCGGGGCAGATGGTCATGTGCTGAGGGTGAAACTCGACCTGCTGCGTTCACTCGGAGACAACGGATTCCCCGGCTCCTCT ATGTTCCTCACGTGCTGGATGAAGACGGTTGATCCAGTTCAGGAGAAGAACTCTGTGAATAGAGCATGTAGCTACATGGGGAACAG ctggagCAGTGTTGATGGGAAGCACAAGATGTGCAAGTGCTGTGATAGGAAGTGTGATTTCTTCAGACAGAGGAGTGCATGA
- the LOC128629317 gene encoding histidine-rich glycoprotein-like, with protein sequence MNHAYFSHAYFSHAYFSHVYFSHVYFSHAYFSHVYFSHAYFSHAYFSHVYFHHAYFSHAYFSHVYFSHAYFSHAYFSHAYFSHAYFSHVYFSHAYFSHVYFSHAYFSHAYFSHAYFSHAYFSHAYFSHIYFHHAYFSHAYFSHVYFSHAYFSHACFSHAYFSHAYFSHVYFSHAYFSHVYFHHAYFSHAYFSHAYFSHVYFSHAYFSHAYFSHAYFSHAYFSHVYFSHAYFSHAYFSHVYFHHAYFSHAYFSHAYFSHVYFHHAYFSHAYFSHVYFSHAYFSHVYFSHAYFSHAYFSHVYFSHAYFSHVYFSHAYFSHVYFSHAYFSHAYFSHAYFSHAYFSHAYFSHVYFSHVYFHHAYFSHAYFSHAYFSHVYFSHAYFSHAYFYQKVQALISRIQ encoded by the exons ATGAA ccacgcctacttcagtcACGCCTACTTCAGTCACGCCTACTTCAGTCACGTCTACTTCAGTCACGTCTACTTCAGTCACGCCTACTTCAGTCACGTCTACTTCAGTCACGCCTACTTCAGTCACGCCTACTTCAGCCACGTCTATTTCCATCATGCCTACTTCAGTCACGCCTACTTCAGTCACGTCTACTTCAGTCACGCCTACTTCAGTCACGCCTACTTCAGTCACGCCTACTTCAGTCACGCCTACTTCAGTCACGTCTACTTCAGTCACGCCTACTTCAGTCACGTCTACTTCAGTCACGCCTACTTCAGTCACGCCTACTTCagccacgcctacttcagtcACGCCTACTTCAGCCACGCCTACTTCAGCCACATCTATTTCCATCATGCCTACTTCAGTCACGCCTACTTCAGTCACGTCTACTTCAGTCACGCCTACTTCAGCCACGCCTGCTTCAGTCACGCCTACTTCAGTCACGCCTACTTCAGTCACGTCTACTTCAGTCACGCCTACTTCAGCCACGTCTATTTCCATCATGCCTACTTCAGTCACGCCTACTTCAGTCACGCCTACTTCAGTCACGTCTACTTCAGTCACGCCTACTTCAGTCACGCCTACTTCAGTCACGCCTACTTCAGTCACGCCTACTTCAGTCACGTCTACTTCAGTCACGCCTACTTCAGTCACGCCTACTTCAGCCACGTCTATTTCCATCATGCCTACTTCAGTCACGCCTACTTCAGTCACGCCTACTTCAGCCACGTCTATTTCCATCATGCCTACTTCAGTCACGCCTACTTCAGTCACGTCTACTTCAGTCACGCCTACTTCAGTCACGTCTACTTCAGTCACGCCTACTTCAGTCACGCCTACTTCAGTCACGTCTACTTCAGTCACGCCTACTTCAGTCACGTCTACTTCAGTCACGCCTACTTCAGTCACGTCTACTTCAGTCACGCCTACTTCAGTCACGCCTACTTCagccacgcctacttcagtcACGCCTACTTCAGTCACGCCTACTTCAGTCACGTCTACTTCAGCCACGTCTATTTCCATCATGCCTACTTCAGTCACGCCTACTTCAGTCACGCCTACTTCAGTCACGTCTACTTCAGTCACGCCTACTTCAGTCACGCCTACTTCTATCAGAAGGTGCAGGCTTTAATATCCAgaatacagtga